A single region of the Duganella sp. BuS-21 genome encodes:
- a CDS encoding DUF883 family protein — translation MLEQNISTVNNDVKTLVKDAQALFTAATALTGEKADELRGRGMRALDSALAKAHDAQVSALAATKEAAQHADEYVKENPWRSIAAAAGIGLLIGVIIGRK, via the coding sequence ATGCTGGAACAAAACATCAGTACCGTGAATAACGACGTGAAAACTCTGGTCAAAGATGCCCAGGCATTGTTTACCGCCGCCACCGCCCTGACCGGCGAAAAAGCCGACGAACTGCGCGGCCGCGGCATGCGTGCGTTGGACAGCGCACTGGCCAAGGCGCACGACGCCCAGGTCAGTGCCTTGGCCGCGACCAAGGAAGCGGCGCAGCACGCCGATGAGTACGTCAAGGAAAACCCATGGCGTTCGATTGCGGCGGCAGCCGGCATCGGCCTGCTGATCGGCGTGATCATCGGTCGCAAGTAA
- a CDS encoding phage holin family protein, whose product MAHEEGTRPPGLIASLGLVTRNAIGLLLNRLELAALELAEVRDRLLQLVLVFALAVLLGGFALIYASVTIVYLAWAVIGWLILPIITGVFLLIAIGLIVYARSLLRGGKLSLPATMAELKSDRDMLL is encoded by the coding sequence GTGGCGCACGAAGAAGGTACTCGTCCGCCCGGGTTGATCGCGTCGCTGGGTCTGGTGACCCGCAACGCGATCGGCCTGCTGCTTAACCGGCTTGAACTGGCCGCGTTGGAGCTGGCAGAGGTGCGCGACCGCCTGCTGCAGCTGGTGCTGGTGTTCGCGCTGGCCGTGCTGTTGGGCGGCTTTGCGCTGATCTATGCCTCGGTCACCATCGTCTATCTGGCCTGGGCGGTCATCGGCTGGCTCATCCTGCCGATCATCACCGGGGTGTTTCTGCTGATCGCCATCGGCCTCATTGTCTATGCGCGCAGCCTGCTACGCGGCGGCAAGCTTTCGCTGCCGGCGACCATGGCCGAACTCAAGTCCGACCGCGACATGCTGTTGTAA
- a CDS encoding DUF3309 domain-containing protein, with the protein MGTIILIILVLALIGALPTWPHSRNWGYAPSGITGLIVVILLIMLLTGRL; encoded by the coding sequence ATGGGTACCATCATTCTGATTATTCTGGTCCTGGCCTTGATCGGCGCACTGCCGACCTGGCCGCACAGCCGCAACTGGGGCTACGCCCCGAGCGGCATCACCGGTCTGATCGTCGTCATACTGCTGATCATGCTGCTGACCGGCAGGCTCTAA
- a CDS encoding glycine zipper 2TM domain-containing protein: MKRSTTLAAAVFAGVAVLSGCASTSQQPQQIGYISNDASTYGTIDSIQVMQARGSSGAGAITGGLIGGLLGNQVGSGSGRTAATVAGAVGGAVVGNNVENNRNAGKEEYQITVRMNNGDTRIIQQDSVYDLRVGNRVRLIDGRLYRY, from the coding sequence ATGAAACGCTCAACTACCCTTGCCGCCGCAGTCTTCGCCGGCGTTGCCGTGCTGAGCGGCTGCGCCAGCACCAGCCAGCAGCCTCAGCAAATCGGCTATATCAGCAATGACGCTTCTACTTACGGCACCATCGATTCGATCCAGGTCATGCAAGCGCGCGGCAGCTCCGGCGCCGGCGCCATCACCGGCGGCCTGATCGGCGGTCTGCTGGGTAACCAGGTTGGCTCGGGCAGCGGCCGCACCGCCGCCACCGTGGCCGGCGCCGTCGGTGGTGCAGTCGTTGGCAACAACGTCGAGAACAACCGCAACGCCGGCAAGGAAGAATATCAAATCACCGTGCGCATGAACAACGGCGATACCCGCATCATCCAGCAGGACAGCGTCTACGACCTGCGCGTGGGCAACCGCGTGCGCCTGATCGACGGCCGCCTGTATCGCTATTAA
- a CDS encoding BON domain-containing protein, with product MKIAHKIATALFTVSLLGAMTGCASTSTKEGTGEFVDDSVITTKVKASIFNEPTLKSTEINVETFKGTVQLSGFVAQPEDIAKAGQVARGVKGVTSVKNDIRVK from the coding sequence ATGAAAATCGCACATAAAATCGCTACTGCCCTGTTCACTGTTTCGCTGCTGGGCGCCATGACCGGCTGCGCATCGACCTCGACCAAAGAAGGCACCGGCGAATTTGTCGACGATTCCGTCATCACCACCAAAGTCAAAGCCAGCATCTTCAACGAGCCTACCCTGAAGTCGACCGAAATCAACGTCGAAACCTTCAAAGGCACCGTGCAGCTGAGCGGCTTCGTGGCCCAACCTGAAGACATCGCCAAAGCCGGCCAGGTTGCCCGCGGCGTCAAGGGCGTCACTTCCGTGAAGAACGACATTCGCGTCAAGTAA
- a CDS encoding AI-2E family transporter: MNLPAEDLDAPRIPLHVHARGLALGVIATVAFLYALQWSRNFLVPVLLGILLTYTLSPLVCLLERWRLPRLIGATLVIAAILGGSVLVVDKVQGEFQSIVDELPTAGHKLSRLLSDRLHGGGPSAIQRIQDVAAELQQATAGAQEKRAARRATPPPTTSESFPVMNWIWAGSMGVMGFLSQATMVIFLVFFLLLSGDTFKRKLVKLTGPSLTKKRITVHILEDINVSIQKYMLMLLVTNVALALLMWVALRWIGLENAGAWAIVAGLLHLMPYFGPLLIMVATGVVAFLQFESLQMSLLVMGVSLAVATLIGTVVATWMTGRFARMNAAAVFVSLLFWGWLWGVWGLLLGVPLTVIVKVVAERVEGMEVVAELLGE, translated from the coding sequence ATGAACCTACCTGCCGAGGACCTTGATGCTCCTCGTATTCCTTTACATGTCCACGCGCGCGGCCTCGCGCTCGGCGTCATCGCAACCGTCGCCTTCCTGTACGCCCTGCAATGGTCGCGCAATTTCCTTGTGCCCGTGCTGCTCGGCATCCTGCTCACCTATACCCTGAGTCCGCTGGTGTGCCTGCTGGAGCGATGGCGCCTACCGCGCCTGATCGGCGCCACGCTGGTGATTGCCGCCATCCTTGGCGGCTCGGTGCTGGTGGTGGATAAAGTGCAGGGCGAATTCCAATCAATCGTCGATGAATTGCCGACGGCCGGACATAAGCTGTCGCGCCTGCTCTCCGACCGCCTGCACGGCGGCGGACCAAGCGCTATACAGCGTATTCAGGACGTCGCTGCCGAACTGCAGCAGGCCACCGCCGGCGCGCAGGAAAAGCGTGCGGCACGCCGCGCCACGCCGCCGCCGACCACGTCGGAAAGCTTCCCGGTCATGAACTGGATCTGGGCCGGCTCCATGGGTGTGATGGGCTTCCTGAGCCAGGCCACCATGGTGATTTTCCTGGTATTCTTTTTGCTTCTGTCGGGCGACACCTTCAAGCGCAAGCTGGTTAAGCTGACCGGGCCTTCGCTGACCAAGAAACGGATTACCGTCCACATCCTGGAAGACATCAACGTCTCGATCCAGAAATATATGCTGATGCTGTTGGTGACCAATGTCGCGCTGGCGCTGCTGATGTGGGTGGCCTTGCGCTGGATCGGCCTGGAGAATGCCGGCGCCTGGGCCATCGTGGCCGGCCTGCTGCACCTGATGCCGTACTTCGGTCCGCTGCTGATCATGGTGGCGACCGGCGTGGTGGCCTTCCTGCAGTTCGAATCCTTGCAGATGAGCTTGCTGGTGATGGGCGTGTCGCTGGCCGTCGCCACCCTGATCGGCACCGTGGTGGCGACCTGGATGACGGGCCGCTTTGCGCGCATGAACGCGGCCGCCGTGTTCGTCAGTCTGCTGTTCTGGGGCTGGCTGTGGGGCGTGTGGGGCTTGCTGCTCGGCGTCCCCCTGACGGTGATCGTCAAGGTGGTGGCCGAGCGAGTTGAAGGGATGGAAGTGGTGGCCGAGCTACTGGGTGAGTGA
- a CDS encoding YihY/virulence factor BrkB family protein, with translation MKTKTLLSVFKCAISEWFEHRGGSMGAALAFYTLFSLAPILVLVLAIAGWFYGPQAAQGELFAQLRGLVGTQGAEAIQLVLAGAKNKEEGRLATLIASALLLFGATTVFAELKDSLDAIWQVPPLTKGTFWNVIRTRLLSFGMVLVLAFLLMVSLVVSAVLTLLEKYWGSLWGEAGMILSALNLAISFLVIAALFGVIFKMLPRIKLSWHDVTIGALGTAALFTLGKYAIGAYIGNSGVASSFGAAGSMIALLLWVYYSAQIFFFGAEFARQYALQLGSLRTSSLTQ, from the coding sequence ATGAAGACAAAAACCTTACTCTCTGTATTCAAGTGCGCCATTTCCGAATGGTTCGAGCATCGCGGCGGCAGCATGGGCGCGGCGCTGGCGTTCTACACGCTGTTTTCGCTGGCGCCGATCCTGGTGCTGGTGCTGGCGATTGCCGGCTGGTTTTACGGGCCGCAGGCGGCGCAGGGTGAACTATTTGCCCAGCTGCGCGGCCTGGTCGGCACGCAAGGCGCGGAAGCGATCCAGCTGGTGCTGGCCGGGGCGAAGAACAAGGAGGAAGGCCGGCTGGCCACCTTGATCGCCAGCGCCCTGCTGCTGTTCGGCGCCACCACCGTATTTGCCGAACTCAAAGACAGCCTGGACGCCATCTGGCAAGTCCCGCCGCTGACCAAGGGCACGTTCTGGAACGTGATCCGCACCCGCCTGCTGTCGTTCGGCATGGTGCTGGTGCTGGCTTTCCTGTTGATGGTGTCGCTGGTGGTCAGCGCCGTGCTGACGCTGCTGGAGAAATACTGGGGAAGCCTGTGGGGTGAAGCGGGGATGATCCTGTCGGCGCTGAACCTGGCCATCAGTTTTCTGGTGATCGCCGCGCTGTTTGGCGTGATCTTCAAGATGCTGCCTCGGATCAAATTGTCGTGGCATGACGTGACCATCGGCGCGCTGGGAACGGCCGCCTTGTTCACGTTGGGGAAATATGCGATCGGCGCCTATATCGGCAACAGCGGCGTGGCCAGCAGCTTTGGCGCCGCCGGCTCAATGATCGCCCTGCTGCTGTGGGTGTATTACTCGGCGCAGATCTTCTTCTTCGGCGCCGAGTTTGCGCGTCAATATGCTTTGCAGCTGGGCAGCTTGCGCACCAGCTCACTCACCCAGTAG
- a CDS encoding OmpA family protein, protein MNKSKKIALAAAVLCASFSAMAQDAVINPSWYIQPSVNGIKPDSDFGVDKRGYGGGLKFGKAVNQNWDVQVGTTYASSDENGQRYQQNTLGVDGLLMLSRKSFRPFLLIGAGVERDKANLVGNIERRKNSPYLSAGLGFQADLSERVALQADLRNVHGFIRDGVFPNSKSNNYYATVGLNIAFNAPPRPTPPAPPPAPVAAVEPPPPPAPPAPPPPAPARFEKVTMSATELFTFDSAKLNPNQPKLDDIATVLNTNSGISDVTISGHADRLGSDKYNQKLSERRANAVKDYLVAKGVAANRLNAVGKGESSPVVECNDKKRADLIKCLEPNRRVEVEQITIERRVP, encoded by the coding sequence GTGAATAAATCAAAAAAAATCGCCCTCGCCGCTGCAGTCCTCTGTGCGTCGTTCTCCGCCATGGCCCAAGATGCGGTCATCAACCCATCGTGGTACATCCAGCCTAGCGTGAACGGTATCAAGCCTGATTCCGACTTCGGCGTGGACAAGCGCGGTTACGGCGGCGGCCTGAAATTCGGTAAAGCCGTGAACCAGAACTGGGACGTGCAAGTGGGCACGACCTACGCCAGCAGCGACGAAAACGGCCAGCGCTACCAGCAAAACACGCTGGGCGTGGACGGTCTGCTGATGCTCTCCCGTAAATCGTTCCGTCCTTTCCTGCTGATCGGCGCCGGTGTTGAACGCGACAAGGCCAATCTGGTCGGCAATATCGAACGCCGCAAGAACTCGCCTTACCTGAGCGCCGGCCTGGGCTTCCAGGCCGACCTGAGCGAACGCGTCGCCCTGCAAGCGGACCTGCGCAATGTGCACGGTTTCATCCGTGACGGCGTCTTCCCTAACAGCAAGAGCAACAACTACTATGCGACCGTGGGCCTGAACATCGCGTTCAACGCGCCACCGCGTCCAACCCCACCGGCGCCGCCGCCAGCCCCCGTAGCCGCTGTGGAACCACCACCGCCACCAGCACCACCAGCACCGCCGCCACCAGCGCCGGCGCGCTTTGAAAAAGTGACGATGTCGGCCACCGAGCTGTTCACGTTTGACAGCGCCAAGCTGAACCCGAACCAGCCTAAGCTGGACGACATCGCCACCGTGCTGAACACCAACAGCGGCATCAGCGACGTCACCATCTCCGGTCACGCCGACCGTCTGGGCAGCGACAAGTACAACCAGAAACTGTCCGAGCGCCGCGCCAATGCGGTCAAGGACTACCTGGTCGCCAAAGGTGTTGCCGCCAACCGCCTGAACGCCGTCGGCAAAGGCGAGTCGAGCCCTGTGGTTGAGTGCAACGACAAAAAACGCGCTGACCTGATCAAGTGCCTGGAACCTAACCGTCGCGTAGAGGTGGAACAAATCACCATCGAACGTCGCGTTCCTTAA
- a CDS encoding winged helix-turn-helix domain-containing protein, with protein MHAVSKQQTLVQNEMKASPEMQATTARLTMVDRSTPAPLDRKPALSMASIERVRSTSATLRRIENMQKLIAELTQHEMLADEIAWFLKFSPSGARKYIRDLREAGVIELSRYVEGTATYLGKAVYQLTPDPERIAAFLAAIAQPKREGAPPRKERPGLREQAMSGSGRHFHILADDTHYAIRVNRGPVMRDPLVAALFGTPASQQKAE; from the coding sequence ATGCACGCAGTCAGCAAACAACAAACCCTGGTCCAAAACGAGATGAAAGCCTCGCCAGAGATGCAGGCGACGACAGCGCGCCTGACCATGGTCGATCGTTCGACCCCGGCCCCACTGGACCGCAAGCCAGCCCTGTCGATGGCGTCCATCGAACGTGTGCGCTCGACTTCGGCCACCCTGCGCCGCATCGAAAACATGCAAAAGCTGATCGCCGAGTTGACCCAGCACGAAATGCTGGCCGACGAGATCGCCTGGTTCCTGAAATTTTCGCCGTCCGGCGCCCGTAAATATATCCGCGACCTGCGCGAGGCCGGCGTGATCGAGCTGTCGCGCTATGTCGAAGGCACGGCCACCTATCTGGGTAAGGCGGTGTATCAGCTGACTCCCGACCCGGAGCGCATTGCCGCCTTCCTGGCCGCCATCGCCCAGCCGAAACGCGAAGGTGCGCCGCCACGCAAGGAACGTCCAGGCCTGCGCGAACAAGCCATGTCGGGCAGCGGCCGCCACTTCCATATTCTGGCCGACGATACGCACTATGCGATTCGCGTCAATCGCGGCCCGGTGATGCGCGATCCGCTGGTGGCTGCACTGTTCGGTACGCCGGCTTCGCAGCAAAAAGCAGAGTAA
- a CDS encoding zinc-dependent peptidase — translation MEALIWIGLTALLIAAPFFLPRWRLRRVLARPLPPQAEAVLQRNIPVYTRMSPDLQRQLRHMVVQFLHQKKFVGCEGLEVTDEMAVTIAGQACLLLLNRPSKVYPALHTILVYPSEFVAQRAEVGPGGVVTPGRQSMLGESWDDGRVVLSWDNVQRGAADWTDGHNVVLHEFAHQLDSESGRANGAPYLGNPASYREWSEVLSRDFQNLRMNAMYRQQTVMDPYGATNPAEFFAVATETFFEKPYQMAEHHAELYAEFLKYYRVDPREWMTPPAPPPPVQEAPPYGYVAGW, via the coding sequence ATGGAAGCTTTGATCTGGATAGGCCTGACGGCGCTGCTGATTGCAGCGCCATTTTTCTTGCCGCGCTGGCGCCTGCGGCGCGTGCTGGCGCGGCCGTTGCCGCCCCAGGCGGAGGCCGTGTTGCAGCGGAACATACCCGTCTACACACGCATGAGCCCGGATCTACAGCGGCAGCTGCGGCACATGGTGGTGCAGTTCCTGCATCAAAAGAAATTCGTCGGCTGCGAAGGACTGGAGGTGACCGATGAAATGGCCGTCACCATCGCCGGGCAGGCTTGCCTGCTGTTGCTGAACCGCCCCAGCAAGGTCTATCCGGCCTTGCACACCATCCTGGTCTACCCCAGCGAATTCGTGGCGCAGCGCGCCGAAGTAGGGCCGGGCGGCGTAGTCACGCCGGGCCGCCAGAGCATGCTGGGCGAATCGTGGGACGATGGCCGCGTGGTGCTGTCCTGGGACAATGTCCAGCGCGGCGCCGCCGACTGGACCGACGGCCACAACGTGGTCCTGCACGAATTCGCCCATCAGCTCGACAGCGAATCGGGCCGCGCCAACGGCGCCCCCTACCTGGGCAATCCGGCCAGCTACCGCGAATGGTCGGAAGTGCTGTCGCGCGACTTTCAAAACCTGCGCATGAATGCCATGTACCGCCAGCAGACGGTAATGGACCCCTACGGCGCTACCAACCCGGCGGAATTCTTTGCCGTGGCGACCGAAACCTTCTTCGAAAAACCGTACCAGATGGCCGAGCACCACGCCGAGCTGTACGCGGAATTCCTCAAATACTACCGCGTCGATCCGCGCGAATGGATGACGCCACCTGCGCCGCCTCCGCCAGTGCAAGAAGCGCCGCCTTACGGCTATGTCGCCGGCTGGTAA
- a CDS encoding response regulator: protein MSRILLVDDEPNMLSALQRALRQSKPLAGAQIETFTNPFEALNRICVCEFDLVVSDFMMPEMSGGEFLQALKDVAPTTVRIMLSASTDFQTAMTAINEAQVFRFISKPWQQSELEQNMLQALDERQRLLAEAGRSPSAQELEARRLEQEEPGLLHVKRSDDGSIIL, encoded by the coding sequence ATGAGCCGCATACTGCTGGTGGACGATGAACCGAATATGCTGAGCGCCCTGCAGCGCGCGCTGCGCCAAAGCAAGCCGCTGGCCGGGGCCCAGATCGAAACCTTCACCAACCCGTTCGAGGCGTTGAACCGCATCTGCGTGTGCGAGTTCGACCTGGTGGTGTCGGATTTCATGATGCCGGAAATGAGCGGCGGCGAGTTCCTGCAGGCGCTCAAGGACGTCGCCCCGACCACGGTGCGCATCATGCTGAGCGCCTCCACCGATTTCCAGACCGCCATGACCGCCATCAACGAGGCCCAGGTGTTCCGCTTCATCTCCAAGCCGTGGCAGCAGTCGGAGCTGGAGCAAAACATGCTGCAGGCGCTGGACGAACGCCAGCGCCTGCTGGCCGAGGCCGGCCGCAGCCCGAGTGCGCAGGAACTCGAGGCGCGCCGGCTGGAACAGGAGGAGCCGGGCCTGCTGCACGTCAAGCGCAGCGACGACGGCTCAATTATCTTGTAG
- a CDS encoding ATP-binding protein, translated as MKLTTQAEVDLSEFFDGHPVATFAINREHVITHWNRACEQLLGWTRACMVGTRNQWQPFYTKERPLLSDLLVSGEDNIGAHYPGQTRRSTLIPGAYESEDFFPNIGASGHWLHFTAAPLRDAEGNLVGAIETLRDVTERRVAENALRKSRDSLEHIVEKRTAQLAQANDKLEDDIRQLTELNDMLTTAQQQLVQSEKMASIGQLAAGVAHEINNPIGYIFSNVGTLQNYLEQLFGMLDAYQQAEASIAQPAVTVQLRAMREQIDLDFLRQDIPALMRESREGIVRVRHIVEDLKDFSRADAGQQWTRANLHQGIDSTLNIVANEVKYRADVVKAYGEIPEIECLPLQINQVVLNLVINAAQAMGTERGLITLRTGMADPHTVKLEVEDSGPGIPPEALSRIFDPFFTTKAVGKGTGLGLSLAYGIVKKHGGRIEVDTEPGRGSCFRVLLPIRHTEVAA; from the coding sequence ATGAAATTGACCACGCAGGCGGAAGTCGACCTGTCCGAGTTTTTCGACGGCCATCCGGTGGCCACCTTCGCCATCAACCGCGAGCATGTCATCACGCACTGGAACCGCGCCTGCGAACAGTTGCTGGGCTGGACCCGCGCCTGCATGGTCGGCACGCGCAACCAGTGGCAGCCGTTCTACACCAAGGAGCGGCCGTTGCTGTCGGACCTGCTCGTCTCCGGCGAGGACAATATCGGCGCCCACTACCCCGGCCAGACGCGGCGCTCGACACTGATTCCGGGCGCCTATGAATCGGAAGACTTCTTTCCGAATATCGGCGCCAGCGGCCACTGGCTGCATTTCACCGCCGCGCCGCTGCGCGACGCCGAGGGTAATCTCGTCGGCGCCATCGAAACCCTGCGCGACGTCACCGAGCGCCGCGTGGCCGAGAACGCGCTGCGCAAATCCAGGGATAGTCTGGAGCATATCGTGGAAAAACGCACGGCCCAGCTGGCGCAGGCCAACGACAAGCTCGAGGACGATATCCGCCAGCTCACCGAACTGAACGACATGCTCACCACTGCCCAGCAGCAGCTGGTGCAGTCCGAGAAGATGGCCTCCATCGGCCAGCTGGCGGCCGGCGTGGCGCACGAAATCAACAACCCGATCGGCTACATCTTCTCCAACGTCGGCACGCTGCAAAACTATCTGGAGCAGCTGTTCGGGATGCTGGACGCCTACCAGCAGGCCGAGGCCAGCATCGCCCAGCCGGCCGTCACGGTGCAGCTGCGCGCCATGCGCGAACAGATCGACCTCGACTTCCTGCGCCAGGACATCCCGGCTTTGATGCGCGAATCGCGCGAAGGCATCGTGCGCGTGCGCCACATCGTCGAAGACCTGAAGGATTTCTCGCGCGCCGACGCCGGCCAGCAGTGGACCCGTGCCAACCTGCACCAGGGCATCGACTCCACGCTCAACATCGTCGCCAACGAGGTCAAGTACCGCGCCGACGTGGTCAAGGCCTATGGCGAGATACCGGAAATCGAATGCCTGCCGCTACAGATCAACCAGGTGGTGTTGAACCTGGTGATCAATGCGGCGCAGGCCATGGGGACGGAGCGCGGCCTGATCACCCTGCGCACCGGCATGGCCGACCCCCACACCGTCAAGCTGGAGGTGGAGGACAGCGGTCCCGGCATTCCGCCGGAGGCGCTGTCGCGCATCTTCGACCCCTTCTTCACCACCAAGGCGGTCGGCAAGGGCACGGGGCTGGGCTTGTCGCTAGCCTACGGCATCGTCAAAAAACACGGCGGCCGCATCGAAGTCGATACCGAACCAGGACGCGGCAGCTGCTTCCGCGTGCTGCTGCCGATACGTCATACGGAGGTAGCCGCATGA
- a CDS encoding HDOD domain-containing protein, which translates to MSPVALEEVVRRVHDLPSLPAVVAELLSSMEDVDDIDLNYLAGRLALDQALTAKTLRLANSSFYGMPSKVISIPQAMSVLGLHSVRTLVTACGVIGAVPKAPGTPLDFDAFWRHAIATAVWARALARHLRQSPDAAFTTGLLHNLGTLVLATRFPEEYAAVPLWRKVHQDASLAEAELAVFGVDHTEAGRALAAHWKFPLAIQDAISQQHRADATGLALAVGLAHLLAGPADDKESTWATLAFDDEQRRQLTEHCTLTVNDMCQILIN; encoded by the coding sequence ATGAGCCCGGTCGCGCTCGAGGAAGTGGTGCGCCGCGTGCACGATCTGCCCTCGCTGCCGGCGGTGGTGGCCGAACTGCTATCCAGCATGGAGGACGTAGACGATATCGACCTGAACTACCTGGCCGGCCGCCTCGCGCTCGACCAGGCCCTGACCGCCAAGACGCTGAGGCTGGCCAATTCCTCGTTCTACGGCATGCCATCCAAAGTGATCAGCATCCCGCAGGCGATGTCGGTGCTGGGCCTGCACAGCGTGCGCACGCTGGTGACGGCCTGCGGCGTCATCGGCGCCGTGCCCAAGGCGCCCGGCACGCCGCTCGACTTCGACGCCTTCTGGCGCCACGCCATCGCCACCGCCGTGTGGGCGCGCGCGCTGGCGCGCCACCTGCGGCAAAGCCCGGACGCCGCGTTTACCACCGGCCTGCTGCACAACCTCGGCACGCTGGTGCTGGCCACCCGCTTCCCCGAGGAATATGCCGCCGTGCCGCTGTGGCGCAAGGTCCACCAGGACGCCAGCCTGGCGGAGGCGGAGCTGGCCGTGTTCGGCGTCGACCACACCGAGGCCGGCCGGGCGCTGGCGGCGCACTGGAAATTTCCGCTGGCGATACAGGACGCCATCAGCCAGCAGCACCGCGCCGATGCCACCGGACTGGCGCTGGCGGTGGGGTTGGCACATCTGCTGGCCGGCCCGGCCGATGACAAGGAGTCGACCTGGGCCACGCTGGCCTTCGACGACGAACAACGCCGCCAGCTGACCGAGCACTGCACGCTGACGGTAAACGATATGTGCCAGATTTTAATCAACTGA
- a CDS encoding EAL domain-containing protein: MEFDETPPRYQPLVDLRNGAVAGLEMLSPGSGSLPLLRRSCADRQLWQGGVLAGGDLQVTINVGSAQLHDPAFGHEVAAVLEQCNVQPAALTLELDEATLSRDPDASDRALDFFKQLGACLTLDHFGAGPACLTHLLRYPFDYVKLDAARVRSVADDAAAAARCQALIAMAHHLGIRIAADGVHTEAQCAFLRTNLCDLVQGDLYAAPLSAVDVGALLREDRRLPPQLLRNPTRRRCLLLVDDEANILSALKRLLRPDGYHILSADCGEQALEMLAQQPVDVIISDQRMPGLSGADFLRRARILRPDTLRIMLSGYTELQSVTEAVNEGAIYKFLTKPWNDAQLRGHLADAFRLKEIADDNARLNMEVRNANHELAGANRRMEQLLHQMQRQIDRDEISLGIAREVLQQLPLAVIGLDDDGMIAFINGAAGQLFAHSGALLGNQARAVLPQLFDTTAAAPAAGRQVDIAGRRYAVHAYAMGRHSASRGSLLTFSLAGDAT; encoded by the coding sequence ATGGAGTTCGATGAGACGCCGCCGCGATACCAGCCGCTGGTCGATTTGCGCAATGGCGCGGTCGCCGGATTGGAGATGCTGTCGCCGGGTTCCGGCAGCCTGCCGCTGCTGCGCCGCTCCTGCGCCGACCGCCAGCTGTGGCAAGGCGGCGTGCTGGCCGGCGGCGATCTGCAGGTGACCATCAACGTCGGGTCGGCACAACTGCACGATCCGGCCTTCGGCCACGAGGTGGCGGCCGTGCTCGAACAATGCAATGTCCAGCCCGCCGCGCTGACGCTGGAACTCGACGAGGCGACCCTCAGCCGCGATCCTGACGCCAGCGACCGCGCGCTGGATTTCTTCAAGCAGCTGGGCGCCTGCCTCACGCTGGACCACTTCGGCGCCGGCCCGGCCTGCCTGACCCATCTCCTGCGCTATCCCTTCGACTACGTCAAGCTCGACGCCGCGCGCGTGCGCAGCGTGGCCGACGACGCCGCTGCCGCCGCACGGTGCCAGGCCTTGATCGCCATGGCCCACCATCTCGGCATCCGCATCGCCGCCGACGGCGTGCACACCGAAGCACAGTGCGCCTTCCTGCGCACCAACCTGTGCGACCTGGTGCAGGGCGACCTGTACGCGGCGCCGCTGTCTGCCGTCGACGTTGGCGCCCTGCTGCGCGAGGACCGGCGGCTGCCACCGCAGCTGCTGCGCAACCCGACGCGGCGCCGCTGCCTGCTGCTGGTGGACGACGAGGCCAATATCCTGTCGGCGCTCAAGCGCTTGCTGCGGCCGGACGGCTACCACATCCTGAGCGCCGACTGCGGCGAGCAGGCGCTGGAGATGCTGGCGCAGCAGCCGGTCGACGTCATCATCTCCGACCAGCGCATGCCCGGACTGAGCGGCGCCGACTTCCTGCGCCGCGCACGCATCCTGCGGCCGGACACCCTCCGCATCATGCTGTCCGGCTACACCGAACTGCAATCGGTCACCGAGGCCGTCAACGAGGGTGCAATCTACAAATTCCTCACCAAGCCGTGGAACGATGCGCAGTTGCGGGGCCATTTGGCCGACGCCTTCCGCCTCAAGGAAATTGCCGACGACAACGCGCGCCTGAACATGGAGGTGCGCAATGCCAACCACGAACTGGCCGGCGCCAACCGCCGCATGGAGCAGCTGCTGCACCAGATGCAGCGCCAGATCGACCGCGACGAGATCAGCCTCGGCATCGCGCGCGAAGTCTTGCAGCAGCTGCCGCTGGCGGTGATCGGCCTGGACGACGATGGCATGATCGCCTTCATCAACGGCGCCGCCGGCCAGTTGTTCGCGCACAGCGGCGCCCTGCTCGGCAACCAGGCGCGCGCCGTGCTGCCGCAATTGTTCGACACCACAGCGGCGGCGCCGGCCGCCGGCCGCCAGGTCGACATCGCAGGCCGGCGCTACGCCGTGCACGCCTATGCCATGGGCCGGCATTCGGCCTCGCGCGGCAGCCTGCTGACCTTCAGCCTGGCGGGAGACGCGACATGA